From the Solanum lycopersicum chromosome 10, SLM_r2.1 genome, one window contains:
- the LOC101255936 gene encoding thioredoxin-like 3-1, chloroplastic, whose product MSILAPNSQILYREIYNRENQHLFLNSGGNVNIVKSYGFCFVDKRRGDWKKKMKRELRIHASWPDLSRPAAVEMQPIESSEQLDQILDSAKELSQPVIIDWMAAWCRKCIYLKPKLEKLAAEFDTKVKFYYVDVNKVPQTLVKRGNISKMPTIQLWKYGEMKAEVIGGHKAWLVIEEVREMIKNFV is encoded by the exons ATGTCTATTTTAGCACCAAATTCCCAAATTTTGTACAGAGAAATCTACAATAGGGAGAATCAGCATCTGTTTTTGAACAGTGGAGGGAATGTTAATATTGTAAAATCATATGGATTTTGTTTTGTTGATAAAAGAAGAGGTGAttggaagaagaaaatgaaaagggaGTTAAGAATTCATGCCTCTTGGCCAGATTTGTCAAGACCAGCTGCTGTTGAGATGCAACCAATTGAGAGTAGTGAACAACTTGATCAGATTTTAGACTCTGCTAAAGAGCTTTCACAACCTGTCATCATTGATTG GATGGCAGCTTGGTGCCGGAAATGCATATATTTGAAGCCTAAATTGGAGAAACTTGCTGCTGAGTTTGATACCAA agtcaaattctACTATGTGGATGTCAATAAAGTGCCACAAACTTTAGTGAAGAGAGGAAACATCTCA AAAATGCCAACAATTCAG TTGTGGAAATATGGAGAAATGAAAGCTGAGGTGATTGGAGGGCACAAGGCGTGGCTTGTAATTGAAGAAGTGAGAGAAATGATCAAAAACTTTGTGTAG
- the LOC101256534 gene encoding probable protein kinase At2g41970 translates to MSCCGGGEEDVYSGGPPSNQNTAPPRAGNPYGGGAGGASDRGEPRSAARGGTPQKVLPIEAPVFTLDELNRLTGNFGQKALVGEGSYGRVFCAKLSNGQQVAIKKLDTSASPEPDSDFAAQLSMVSRLKNEHFMTLMGYCLEGNNRILVYEFATMGSLHDVLHGRKGVQGAEPGPVLTWNQRVKIAYGAAKGLEYLHEKIQPPVVHRDVRSSNALLFDDFTAKVADFNISNQSSDTAARLHSTRVLGTFGYHAPEYAMTGQITQKSDVYSFGVVLLELLTGRKPVDHTMPKGQQSLVTWATPRLSEDKVKQCVDPKLNNDYPPKAIAKLAAVAALCVQYEADFRPNMTIVVKALQPLLNSKPAGPESQA, encoded by the exons ATGTCTTGCTGTGGAGGTGGAGAAGAAGACGTTTATAGCGGCGGTCCTCCGTCCAATCAGAACACAGCTCCTCCTAGAGCTGGCAATCCATATGGTGGTGGTGCTGGTGGTG CGAGTGATAGAGGAGAGCCAAGGAGTGCTGCAAGAGGTGGAACTCCTCAGAAAGTGTTACCAATTGAGGCACCAGTTTTCACCTTAGATGAACTAAACAGATTGACAGGAAATTTTGGTCAGAAAGCTTTGGTTGGAGAGGGATCTTATGGCCGCGTTTTTTGCGCGAAATTAAGCAATGGACAGCAAGTAGCAATCAAGAAGTTGGATACTAGTGCTTCACCAGAACCAGATTCTGATTTTGCAGCTCAG TTATCAATGGTTTCAAGGCTTAAAAATGAGCATTTTATGACTCTGATGGGCTATTGTCTCGAAGGGAACAATCGTATATTGGTATATGAGTTCGCGACAATGGGATCTTTACACGATGTTTTACATG GTAGAAAAGGTGTACAAGGTGCTGAGCCAGGTCCAGTACTTACCTGGAATCAAAGAGTTAAAATTGCTTATGGTGCAGCAAAAGGACTAGAGTATCTACACGAAAAGATTCAGCCACCTGTAGTTCATCGCGATGTCAGATCAAGTAATGCATTGCTCTTTGATGATTTTACAGCCAAAGTTGCTGATTTCAACATCTCGAACCAGTCTTCTGACACTGCTGCGCGTCTACATTCCACTAGAGTTTTGGGAACTTTTGGCTACCATGCACCAGA GTATGCAATGACAGGACAGATTACTCAGAAAAGTGACGTTTATAGTTTTGGCGTTGTGCTCTTAGAACTGTTGACAGGAAGGAAGCCAGTAGATCATACAATGCCTAAAGGGCAACAGAGTCTTGTCACTTGG GCAACTCCAAGATTGAGTGAAGACAAAGTGAAGCAATGTGTTGATCCTAAGCTAAATAATGACTATCCTCCAAAAGCAATTGCTAAG TTGGCAGCTGTTGCTGCACTTTGTGTTCAATACGAGGCCGATTTTCGACCTAATATGACAATTGTTGTCAAAGCACTGCAACCACTTCTCAACTCAAAACCAGCAGGACCAGAGTCTCAAGCATAG
- the LOC101255642 gene encoding protein trichome birefringence, producing the protein MADTAKYTPINGGKTLITDLKTHFSFLKTKRSVTCAYGFMFVFILVTFFLAFSPSPNSSSPWFSNIFSLSSSSTSSSSGSTFSDESSRSHFSSVYSYFFPNSSQQLQNFASPRSQNSNSEPLNNDSHDKVEVLETPLKPSVNVPAVAPVSSSGLNQESSNVKDQFKSKGFDDKNGVLENPLKPSVNVSAVGSISPSGLNQESSSVKNQSKSKDFDDKNGVLKSPSKPTVNVSAVAPKSSSGLNQESSSVKNQPKSKDFDDKVGNLKANQSKNPLEKSSASVNQTAKSGSESKEKEIAEKGVKGNFTSSSVKSQSDGTNLDVSTKKKKDEDLVKSLLNCDFFDGNWVKDESYPLYKPGSCSLIDEQFNCFLNGRPDNNHMKMKWKPNGCTLPRLNGTHMLELLRGKRLVFVGDSLNRNMWESLVCILRNSVKDQKKVYEESGRQHFRTEASYSFLFEEYNFRVEFFVSPFLVQEWEYSDKKGVKKETLRLDLIGQSADKYKNADILIFNTGHWWTHEKTSLGKDYYQEGSHVYNELDVLEAFRKALTTWGRWVDSHVNPKRTFVLFRGYSASHFSGGQWNSGGACDHETEPIKNTTYLTPYPSKMNVLERVLKGMKTQVSYLNITRMTDFRKDGHPSVYRKQKFTTEEKKSPLLFQDCSHWCLPGVPDAWNELLYAKILVNQHQKQQDYNKS; encoded by the exons ATGGCTGATACAGCAAAATATACACCAATTAATGGTGGAAAAACTCTGATTACAGACCTGAAAACTCACTTCTCTTTTCTTAAAACCAAAAGAAGTGTTACTTGTGCATATGGGTTCATGTTTGTTTTCATTCTTGTTACTTTTTTCTTGGCTTTTAGTCCTTCACCCAACTCTTCTTCTCCATGGTTCTCTAATATCTTCTCTTTAAGCAGCAGTAGTACTAGTTCTAGTAGTGGAAGTACTTTTTCTGATGAATCATCTAGATCTCACTTCTCTTCAGTTTATTCTTACTTTTTCCCCAATTCCTCACAgcaacttcaaaattttgccAGCCCCAGATCCCAAAATTCTAATTCTGAGCCTCTAAACAATGATTCACATGATAAAGTTGAAGTCTTGGAAACCCCCTTGAAGCCTTCTGTGAATGTGCCAGCAGTAGCGCCAGTATCTTCATCTGGGTTGAATCAAGAATCATCAAATGTGAAAGATCAGTTTAAAAGTAAGGGTTTTGATGATAAAAATGGAGTCTTGGAGAACCCCTTGAAGCCATCTGTGAATGTGTCAGCAGTAGGATCAATATCTCCATCTGGGTTGAATCAAGAATCATCTAGTGTGAAGAATCAGTCAAAAAGTAAGgattttgatgataaaaatgGAGTCTTGAAAAGCCCCTCGAAGCCTACTGTGAATGTGTCAGCAGTAGCACCAAAATCCTCTTCTGGGTTGAATCAAGAATCATCAAGTGTAAAGAATCAGCCTAAAAGTAAAGattttgatgataaagttgGAAATTTGAAGGCAAATCAGAGCAAAAATCCATTGGAGAAGTCATCAGCAAGTGTGAATCAGACAGCAAAATCTGGTAGTGAGAGTAAAGAGAAGGAAATTGCAGAAAAGGGAGTGAAGGGTAATTTCACTTCCTCATCTGTGAAAAGCCAGAGTGATGGTACAAATCTAGATGTGTctacaaagaagaagaaggatgaagaTTTGGTTAAGTCTTTGTTGAATTGTGATTTCTTTGATGGGAATTGGGTGAAAGATGAGTCTTATCCTTTGTATAAGCCTGGTTCTTGTTCTTTGATTGATGAACAATTTAACTGTTTTCTCAATGGTAGACCTGATAACAATCATATGAAGATGAAATGGAAGCCAAATGGTTGTACTCTTCCAAg ATTGAATGGAACTCATATGCTGGAATTATTGAGAGGAAAGCGATTGGTATTTGTCGGTGATTCGCTCAACAGAAACATGTGGGAATCCCTTGTTTGCATTCTTAGAAACTCTGTTAAAGATCAGAAAAAGGTTTATGAAGAATCTGGCAGACAACATTTTAGGACTGAGGCTTCATATTCATTTCTATTTGAG GAGTATAATTTCAGAGTGGAGTTTTTTGTATCTCCATTCTTGGTTCAAGAATGGGAATATTCAGATAAAAAAGGAGTGAAGAAGGAAACACTTCGACTTGATTTAATCGGACAGTCTgctgataaatataaaaatgctGATATCTTAATCTTCAACACCGGCCACTGGTGGACACACGAGAAAACTTCATTGGG GAAGGACTATTATCAAGAAGGAAGTCACGTGTACAACGAATTAGATGTTCTTGAGGCATTTCGAAAGGCTTTAACAACATGGGGAAGATGGGTTGATTCCCATGTAAATCCTAAGAGAACATTTGTTCTCTTCAGAGGTTACTCTGCGTCTCATTTTAG CGGCGGACAATGGAATTCAGGTGGAGCTTGTGACCATGAAACAGAACCAATCAAGAACACAACATATCTAACTCCATATCCATCAAAGATGAATGTTTTAGAAAGAGTTCTAAAAGGGatgaaaactcaagtctcataTCTCAACATCACAAGAATGACAGATTTTCGAAAAGATGGTCATCCATCAGTATATAGGAAACAAAAATTTACAACTGAAGAGAAGAAATCTCCATTGTTGTTTCAAGATTGTAGTCATTGGTGTCTCCCTGGTGTACCTGATGCTTGGAATGAGTTGCTATATGCCAAGATTTTAGTAAATCAACATCAAAAACAACAAGACTACAACAAGTCGTAG
- the LOC101256232 gene encoding uncharacterized protein, with protein MARLGEGDKRWIVEDRPDGTNVHNWHWAETDCLHWSRNFLTNLLANKTLVDGEGNLKIRTKKIEKLEGEAYVNIRKGKIIPGYELNLVVSWEGEVKEADGSSVMKIEGNVEFPYIADENADEDPEVKVSVKDEGPIGKRLKDAFVVKGKPFVLEQVKTYVKAMAKGGPAKEEGEVKKIVKRPAGAGNVALPPTTAVDEKAKVVVAEKEKKKEGFKTITMTEKFNCRAKDLFEILMDENRWKGFTQSNARISKEVGGEFSIFDGSVTGTNVELQEGTLIVQKWRFGNWPDGIHSMVRITFEEPQSGVTVINLTHTDVPEEDRYGNATVVENTERGWRDLIFNRVRAVFGFGI; from the exons ATGGCTCGTCTTGGAGAAGGAGACAAACGATGGATCGTGGAAGATCGACCCGACGGAACCAACGTTCACAATTGGCACTGGGCGGAAACTGACTGCCTCCATTGGTCACGAAACTTCCTCACTAACCTTTTAGCCAACAAAACCCTAGTTGACGGCGAAGGTAACCTCAAAATCCGGACGAAAAAGATCGAAAAGCTTGAAGGAGAAGCTTATGTGAATATCCGAAAGGGGAAGATTATTCCGGGTTACGAATTGAATTTGGTTGTCTCCTGGGAAGGGGAAGTGAAGGAAGCTGATGGTAGTAGTGTGATGAAAATTGAAGGAAATGTTGAATTTCCTTATATTGCTGATGAGAATGCTGATGAAGATCCGGAAGTTAAGGTTTCGGTTAAGGATGAAGGACCTATTGGGAAGAGATTGAAGGATGCGTTTGTTGTAAAAGGAAAGCCCTTTGTTTTGGAGCAAGTGAAGACGTATGTTAAAGCTATGGCGAAAGGTGGTCCTGCAAAGGAAGAAGGTGAGGtgaaaaaaatagttaagaGGCCTGCCGGCGCTGGGAATGTTGCCCTTCCTCCAACGACAGCTGTGGATGAGAAGGCAAAGGTTGTTGTGGctgagaaggagaagaagaaggaagggttTAAGACAATTACGATGACGGAGAAGTTTAACTGTAGGGCAAAGGATTTGTTTGAGATATTGATGGATGAGAATAGGTGGAAGGGTTTTACTCAGAGTAATGCAAGGATAAGCAAAGAGGTGGGAGGAGAGTTTAGCATATTTGATGGTTCAGTGACTGGAACTAATGTGGAGTTGCAAGAAGGGACGTTGATTGTGCAGAAATGGCGATTTGGTAACTGGCCTGATGGTATACATTCCATG GTTCGAATTACTTTTGAGGAGCCTCAATCTGGAGTTACAGTTATCAATTTGACACATACAGATGTTCCAGAGGAAGACAG ATATGGTAATGCAACTGTTGTGGAGAACACGGAGAGAGGATGGAGGGACCTTATCTTCAACAGGGTACGGGCTGTTTTCGGTTTTGGAATCTAA